The genomic interval AGATGCCTGGGCCTGTCTCCACCTGTCCCAGTTCGTAATTCTTGCGATACCTATTTTGCGTTTGCACGCGTTTGTGCTTATTATTAGAGAGAGGATGAAGTGATCGCTTCCCAGCTGCTGTTCGGTATTTTTCTAAATGGCGCTGTTTATGTTCTCGGTGAACCTCATGTCCGGACACGTATCTCTACTAACACTGTTTCCCAGCCTTGTAGGGTGATATTCACCAGCCTCAGAGCAAACAAGTAGGCGTCGCAAAAGTTGTGATGTTAGCGCTATCAGTTTGCTTATTTGCGCCCCGTTCCGTATACTGTGTCAGCTACTATTTCAGTGCTCGCGCGAGgcaatattgctacacgcgtgtggtatttgattgtttgaacgaggtgcgtgggcgccatacctccagaaaagaggaggaagaacgaactgggctcgcgctgtgaatctaactggtcagcgctgcaaccgctgttgtaaatataacctgtaaatagttgctcgtcttaccgactcgtccttcgcgtaacaatatgcgAAGcaatcccccccaccccccgagtTTTTTTAGGTTGGTCGTCGTCCCAGTAGTCTCCGCTTCTTCACGAGCCTCCTCGCCATCCACACAGGTGTTCGAGAGAGGTGTCAAGCGTTCTCCCTTGTACATCACTGATGTAGCTATAGGGCCCAGGGGCTTTATTGAAGTGTCTAGTTCAGCGCCACGCGTGTGCGTGCTTGCTAGTTCGCTCAACCCTGATGTGTTGTGCGTTGTATTACAGGCGGTTTGAGTCATTCTGCTGCACTATAGGGATCCTACATTACATGGATAGTCGTTCATTGCTACAGATATATCAGGCGCTCCGAGGTTAAATATGCATTAGTCTGCTTCCGATAGCCCTTAAGCAAGCACAAACAGCGGGAAAAGTTGACTCACGTAAGCTGCTACTGCTAAATGTCGTCGCATCACCACTAAGAGCGAATAGCAAAAACGGAAGTTAAAAGCAAGACCGGAACGGGCGAGTAACCAGAGGGTCCATACACAAGTGAAACACACATAAACTGAAAACGTTAGCACATTTAACCGCATATGTTGTGCAGCCGAATGCTTAGAACTAGCACAGATTAGCACATTGCATGGgatatgcagttttttttttttcatgacccTCACTCAGGAAGTATTTGTGCGCAATATGCAGCGCCTGACAAAATTTCACTTACACAGACCGCTCAGTAACTTCCGGCGCAGGAAGTCACTGATGATTTTTCAAAGTGCTGTTCAGATTTAGGAAACACAGGTTACACCTAGCAGTGCTAAAAATAAATAATAGCGAACACGGCAACTCAATAAATCTAACACAATGGAAAAATACGGAAGTGTAGCTTCCTTAACTTACTTACCTTTATTCCCATAACGACCTCTCTAGGAGGTGGTTGGGTGTCTCATTATATATGAGTCTTATTACTTATTATTACATTTCTAAGACACCAAGATACATTTTTTAATaatttcgtgcttctatttaATTCTGTGCTGCTATAATGACAAGGATGAACAAGCAGCGGGTATGAATCCTAAATCCTTTTATTTGCAAGCATACAGAAACAGGCTTAACCGCAGATATTTGTGCGACATTACGGAATGCCTACTGAATACGAGCTCTCGAACATTGTTAGGTACATTGTTCGCTGTCGTACAGCTTGTACTTCTCTGACCCGCACTGTTGGTCATAGTATTGCAGGCATTCGTCGGACACGGAATCCTTGGAGTCTACCTTTACCCACATGATGCATTCtgcaggagaaaaagaaagaaggaattgtGGGAGGGGCTGAAACTATATCGAATTCCGTTAAAGGCTAACTGAAGCGAAATTTCGGACAGCTTGAAAAGCCCAGTTTTTAGATGGTGCATACATAAACCATTCTCCATGAAAAATATTGGGTTTGGAATATGAGTGAATGATTCACTGAAAGTCACCACAGAGGgctggtcctgtgctcttccttgtccgtgtgtttttggagctgtttaaaatgaattaaacgtacgtacgtacgtacgttcaGGGTGTATGTACGTAGTTTTAATGTGCGCGTGTACGTGCATTTGAGGCGTGCTGCACGATTACTTTCACGAAACTAGCGACAAAGATATCAGGAGTAAAGGCAGCGTGGTGCGCGTAACGATCATTCGCGCAACCATTACAAAGCGTGCCGGCAAAATGGCACCGCTTTTGGACATAAGACGCTTTCTATTAACCACAATTTCTGACGCAATAACTGACCACTGCGTCGATCATACTAATCTAACCATTGCAACTGCTCGCTGTTTCGCAGTAATCTGCCTTTTCAAGAGATTCCCTCTACAAGTGGTCCTGCTTGTCGTCTTGTTAAATAATTCAGTTTTGCACTGCCATATGCTAGTGTCATGGTAAGCCATGGCGAAACAGCACAGACGACGGGGCATGTTAAACAGACGAGAAAGTCCGCTACACAATACATGCAACAACGTCATCAACAGAGGTTGAACAAGGAACATGTATctcgagccaacgtttcgacgagaGCCTCAGCTCTTGTCGAAAGTTTGGCTCGAGATACATCCCTCGCTCGACCAAATAGTAATCACTTTGACACATGTTTAAGATTCAGGTAATGCCTCTTAATGTAGTTCTGCTCACTGGCCGCCTTACTTTGTTACTGCCAGGAAGGAGAAAAATGTGCGACGACACCGATAAAAAAATTTCATTCTGGGGTTTCAGGAGCCAAAACCGCgacctcattatgaggcacgccgtagtgggggactccggaaatttggaccacctggggctatGTAACGTGAACCTGAATCTGAGTACACGGatatttttacatttcgcccccatcggaatgcggccgccgtggccgggatttgaccctgcgacttcgtgctttagcagcccaacaccataactaCTAGATGACACCGACATGAATGATGAAGAGCGTGAACAGACAGAGCGATAACAAGGAGTGGAACGCTTGCTCACATCTGCGCGAAAGAAACACAAAAAGTCGCAAAATAAATATATGTGTCAGTTCTGAGGCTGCTACAACTAGAGCGATATGTTAACGCGCAGGAAACCGCCATATCTCAATATTTGTGTAATGTCGACATCTGACACGAGGGCCTCGAGGCAATAGTTCTTGGATGTCCTGGTCGTTCACTATGCAGCGCATGGATGCATCCTATGGAATGAATATTTATGGCGATTGTTATGGCAGCTGAGAAGCTACATTCCAAGAAATACAATAGTTCGAAGCGGTTTCGCGCTACAGATGAGCAAATGTGCTCTACTTACGTTCACCGATGGGGGCGGAAcatgaaaacacccgtgtgcttagatttaggtgcacgttaaagaaccccaggtggtcgaaatttccggagacctccactgcggcgtgcctcataatcataaagtggttttgtcatgtaaaacccaataattattATTACTTACGTTCAGTGCCGGAAAGCGGAAATCGACCGCCAAAGCAGCTGTGGCCGTCAAAGAAAAGCATCTGAGCTGTGCCAGGCGTCTCGCTCTCTGCAAGGGAGACGAACTTTTCAGTGTACAGGAGTTGAATGAAACCACGCCATGAAATCCACTATGGTGCAGAGGTCTCATTAAGGCCCACAGCGCCTTCAAATTAAAAACAGGCGCTAGACTGGCGCTGTCGCCAATCTATTCTACGTAAAAAGTGTTGGACATAAAAAGTCAACAAGTGGCAGCTCGTGGATCGGATGTGGCTCACGAGCAACGCCTGGCGCCTGGCATGGACCCAGATAGGCTATACCTGCAGCCCATATCACGTTTTTCGAGATGCAGACTGGAAGTCCTCCCGGTGGTTTTTATTTCAAGACGGATCAGAAACACTGCGTATAAATCTTCCACGCTTCACCCTCAGATAAGAGGTACCTTCGTCGTAACGAAAGTCGTCATGAACTTGCAAGTACACAACGGTATTCCCAATGCTGCTGGGCAGTGCTCGAAGTAACCCCGTAAATTTGTGTCACATACTGAAACATGTCGCAACATGTGCGACGATAATTTTTGCTGAGAACAGACACGGCTTCATGATGTTATCGAGCTAATTTGGAGAAAAAAATACTCGATGGAAGTGACTGAAGCTTAACTAGCTACTCGTGGCTGTTGTATCATGGGGAAGAAAATTGGGGAAAACAGAATCGCTGGGACTAAAAAAGAGGCAATGGAATACGCACTCGTGAACAAAAGTTAgcatcaaaaaaataaaaaaataaataaataaataaaatctagCATTGTGGTGAAACGTGGAAAATTTTCGATGCATTGCATTGGTTTCATACGCCCACTTTGGCAGTATACCACTTGATATTATCTGGCATGCCCAGGCtgcccaaaaaaaaaaagtatcgttGCACCATTGGTCTCCAAACTTGCTCGAAACTGTATATTTTACTATGGGGAAATACGGAAATGAGATTACGAAATAATAAGCGATTTAAAAAATAATGCGCGTGTATTGTTGCATAGGCTTACCTTCGCAAGGGCCGAAGGGGAAGTTTCCAGAATCGGATGCAGTAATATTGACGCAGTAGGCACGTGTATACCCGCTGGTTGGCGAGAAAAAAAACGGAGATAGAATTGAAGAGTCACAAGCCCACCAAACAGCGTTTTAGCGTACACGTTAAGTAAAGCTTAACTAAATAAAGTGTTAACGATGCTCATGTACGGAGATAGCCTAGGTTTGAAAGCAAACTTTGAacctaggtttttttttttcggggggggggaggggtggaggGGGTGATTCGCCGCAAGAAGAGAGAAGGGTAAGAGGGAAAACATTAGCGTCCAGTGTCCGACCGTGAGCGCCGGTCTGCAGCTGCAACTGCGGCAGTGACCTGCCAAGTTAGACAAGGACAATTTGTGTTTCCCGAGTCTGTATTTTTGATGCACCTGCCGCTCTGGCCAACGAACGGCTTGCTGCAGGTCAAAGGCACACACCACAGAGATCTTGCACGAAGCGCAATGCTTCCTGTGCTTTATTAGATAGCCGCTTTCGCTATGCTAAAAGGGGGCTCCAATTCTCTTCCTCACACGCAAGCACAACTGTGAAAGCGTATTTGGCGTGATGAAGGCTGTCTTGGCACCGTAGCTATATACTAGATAACGCTTGAACCAGGTTTAATATAAATCACATCGAAATTTGTAGCCACCATAGCAGTTCAAGAATGAATAATCTAGTATACAATGCAAGGTCAGCGTTAACTcaaaaaccactttctttttcttttctttctttcttgggggATGGGCGAGTTATAATGTCGTGCATAGCTTTGTGTCATCTGCAGTAAAAACGGGTGACACTTCGCCACTTAGCTCCCAAACGCGCAAGACATGTATAGCTAGCTCTGGCATATTGGTAGCAATGCCGTCTTGTCTTCGTTAGGGATGATTATGTTACTTTTCTAATATCGCGTGAAATAGCAAATGTATATTGTGCTGCCTGATTTACCCATCTACACCGCCACTAATTCCAAATGACACCTCTTTCCCCATATAACAGCGCGAACTGGGAAAGTGAAGCTCGCTGCGGTGACGTGCGTCCGGTTCGAGACTGGTGTGTATTAGTCCACTCCGTCAGGAATACTGACGATAGACGTTCTCAATATCGTcataacaaaggaaaaaagtgGACCAACGCACTTGGACTGGTCATCTTGGCCCTGGTAATGAAAAACGAACACGGCTCGGTCTTCCTCGGGGATGAACACTGGACGCTCAgctgtcatgcacctctcactcaGATCATCGACCGAGCTGAAGTAGGCGACGGTGTCTTGCATTGTTGCCACTGCTTGTAGCAAACTTGCCGTGTCATCCTGAAATAAATATTTACAGCAGGTACGGATATGTACGAATATGTACAGGAATGAAATTCCTTTTTTAAATGTGATAGCATTCATTCCGCCCAACGTGCACGTCTCGTGTGCCACAAAAATATCTGCGAAGTTCAGCGATAAAGTCCTCTGATCAGCACTGCTCATTAGCGAAGGCGGTAGCACGCTGACTAATAAGGTTTATACATTTATTATGGTATTAGAAATGTTGGCAACAAATAGGCAACCGGCTTCTTCCCAACGTCGCAATGTTGTGCGAGGTGCGAGGTGAAGTGCATCCTTACAGATATTAGGCAGTTGACTACCGCGCGCTGGGCAGTCATGTGCATCTAATGAAATGGCCTTCAAGACGTGAGAGCACGCGCCGCCCGATCACGGAGGCCTTGCAAAGAGCATCACGGCGCTGGAATTTTCGATTTCGCCGGCTACTTGCCTCAAGCGGTGAGTGAATATATTAGAAGTGTAGCGTCGGTATCGACGCACGACAAATAGAGTTGTTTCATCATGACAGGTCAAATGTGGGACGAACGAGAAAAATACAAAGAGGAAAAATACGACGTGCATTATGAACCAAACCCGTTTCATCTGCGAGAGTTCAAGTGGGAACGAAGTGGTGCAGCGCAGTTTATACATTGCGGCCTCCCGGCAATATGACGGGAATGTAGCAGAAGCGGATACCACGTAATGTCAGGCACACCGTACGACATGTACTGTAGCCTAATTAGAGCCCCAGTCAACAGATCTTTTCAGCGTCTAGTGATCGCCAGGTTTGACAACCGTGGCGACATCAGTGCAAGCGTCTTATATTTTAATCTGGCACCCCTAGAACAGTAAATATTAGTACCAGGGCGCCACTCGCCCTTGTGTGCttgtaccgggtgtttcagcgaacactttcaaaaatttctgAATGTTgactgtggcagacagcacaattatTCTTCATTAGcttgtctactcgaagaggcggacattacttgcacaaaaaatgaaatgtATAAGCTACTgcttacacccgccgtggttgctcagtggctatggtgttaggctgctgagcacgaggtcgcgggatcgaatgccggctgcggcggccgcatttcgatgggggcgaaatgcgaaaacacccgtgtacttagatttaggtgcacgttaaagaaccccagttggtcgaaatttccggagtcctccactacggcgtgcctcataatcagaaagtggttttggcacgttagaccccataatttaattttaagctactaattaacaaaaatcccCTAATTAAGTTCGTAACTAATtatcttatggcccatattgcaaaatacaaattctagccatgtaGTTGACAAGGCGGATCCGCTTGAaaggaattctcaggatgacgccagttcAGAGATATTACTCGTAATTCTCGAAcattgtggagaaatgcattgacgttccagaTACATTctcaacaaagcgtcgttttGTGCATTCAAGGAAAAACAAACACATGCCCCATCttcttgcgaatatttgctctggCATGATTATATCCTATACTAATGCATGTACTaacaaattaggaagacccactaagcttcaacacgacactccctcaccagaacaggaattggcctccctagtACAATATTCGGCCACTCACTCCCAAATGACttactcaattacccaatggccctcagtccccagcagttgcggagcacttgaccaaagcggcggtcagacctgcaacgcagcagagggtgctaggaATCTCTGGACCCGGCCAGGCCGcgaatggaaactgacccttgcaacgtttaacacccgaaccctctcgggTGAAGCTAtagcctagcaggactctttgaggaactatcaagcattgtttgggatatcattgcccttagtgaggttagaagaactggtgaagcttatacagtgctgacaaatggccacgtcctctgctacagaggacaACCAGATAATAAGCAGTTCGgcgtaggattcctaatccataatgacatagcgggcaacatcgacgaattctacagcaataatgagagggtagctgtagtcgtaacaaagctaaataggaggtatagaataaaggtagtacacacctacgctccaacctccagtcacgatgttGAAGTagtagaacagttttatgaaagtgttgaattagcgatgccaaaagtgcaaactcagtatactgtagtcatgggcgacttcaatgcaaaagtggggataaagcaggctggtgaacaatcAATTAAAAACTACGGCGTGGATTataggaacactcgaggagagatgttggtagaattcgtagaagtgaataagctgcgaataatgaacgctttcttcaggaagcgttggaacaaaaagtggacctggaaaagccgtaatgagcaaacaagaaatgaaattggtttcatactttctgctgattccacgatagtgcaggatgtagaagtttTAAGTAGGGTAaaggtgcagtgatcataggttagtgagggctacgattaacctcaatttgaagaaaggataaaattagtcaagaagaaataggccaacctagacgcagtaagggtaaaagcagaccaatgccgAATTGGCACTTTAAAACGAATTTGCCGCCTTAGagcagagagatgaagatgacatagacgcaatgaatgaaaccttaactaggctggcttcagaagcagtaCTTGAAGAGGGAGGTAAAGCCCCAAGggaaccagtaggtaagctctcccaattACAAAGGAtctaataaaaaaacaacaaagaatgaaaatgtccaactcaagagatcaaatagaatttgcggaactgtacaaactaatcaacaaggagaaaataagagCTACtctaaattataacgtgagaaagagagagcaaaCAGTATataaatggacgcagcctgaaaacagtgagaatGAAACTAAGCATCGCACAAAACAAGATGTAGGCACTGAAAGATAGacagagtaatatcatcagcaatctcaaagatatagtaaagcagcggaagaattctatactgacctgtacaatacccgaAGCAGAaacgatacctccattcaaagtagtaatgaacaggttagagaggttccttctataactagctATGAAGTTAGAAGGGTCTTGAAAGACCTGAAACGtagaaaagtggcaggagaagatggactaccaatcgatttaatcaaagattgtcgagacataatgcttgaaaaactagcggccctttatagAACTGCctgtcgacttcaagggtcccagagaactggaagaatgccaacatcatACTAATACACAAAAAGGGAGAAGTTAAAAAATTGAGAAAGAATTCCCATTAGGTTATTGTAATATTATAAAAATATTCAGAAAGATAATCTTCACTctgccgtggttgcccagtggctatggtgtttggctgctgagcacgaggtcgcgggatcgaatgccggctgcggcggccgcatttcgatgggggcgaagtgcgaaaacacccgtgtactttgatttaggtgcacgttaaagaaccccatgtggtcaaaatttccggagtcctccactacggcgtgcctcataatcagatagtggttttggcacgtaaaacctcataatctaACAAATATCATCTCCAATAGATTAAGAGCAACGCTGGACGTTAGTCACttaagggaacaggcaggtttcagtaagggatactctacaatgtaccacatccatatcatcaatcaggtaatcgagaaatccgtggagcacaatcagcctctttatatagctatcatagattacgaaaaggggCGAAGCTATATCAGCAGTGGACACTCTTTGTCGGcatcgcatatcgctttcaaggtaTGGTCCACGCGGCGGTGCCGCCGCCCGAGTACGTTTCGTCACGGTTTATAACGGTTCCACGCAGTTGAATAAGGCGCTAAAGGGCGATAACGGCTAATAGTGATTGCAACGTCATCAGCACACCCGTTTGCCTACGTAGCGTCACCGCTTCGTAACGTACGGCGATACATTCAAAAGGTGCTGGTCGCGTATCTAACAGAGAAATCTAACGGCCATAGAACATGACCTAGAAATGTCTGATTTGGACTGTCTTCTAGTAGAACTATTTCTATAGAGGGTAGGCATACCCGCCACATTCATACTTAATGTATACAGCAACCCAAAGGGAGGACACCCTACCATTATCGAAGCAAAAATTTCTAAGCATAATGCACTAGTCCTAGTGGACGACTTTAATGCACAACATATGGCTTGGGTAAACAGAGTCAATAAGAAGAGAGGCACGCACCTCTGGAATTACATCCAAGATGCGCGCCTTACGCTACACACAGACCCAGTCACCCCTACTAGATGTAGCAGGAGCATACAAGTTAACACATCTCCGGACCTGACGCTTACAAAGTATATAGTGGAAGTGAAATGACAGAACACCATGAATAA from Dermacentor albipictus isolate Rhodes 1998 colony unplaced genomic scaffold, USDA_Dalb.pri_finalv2 scaffold_33, whole genome shotgun sequence carries:
- the LOC139052773 gene encoding uncharacterized protein, with translation MALMLVSALLLVFSASAVHGSESPDDTASLLQAVATMQDTVAYFSSVDDLSERCMTAERPVFIPEEDRAVFVFHYQGQDDQSNGYTRAYCVNITASDSGNFPFGPCEESETPGTAQMLFFDGHSCFGGRFPLSGTEQCIMWVKVDSKDSVSDECLQYYDQQCGSEKYKLYDSEQCT